The following coding sequences are from one Nonlabens arenilitoris window:
- a CDS encoding PadR family transcriptional regulator, with amino-acid sequence MKIENTKAQMRKGVLEYCILSILKEEDAYVAEILDTLKDAKLLVVEGTIYPLLTRLKNAGLLNYRWEESTSGPPRKYYGLTETGKIFLKELSSTWDDLKNAVNLVTTTKTKKS; translated from the coding sequence ATGAAGATAGAAAACACAAAAGCGCAAATGCGTAAAGGAGTACTCGAGTACTGCATTCTATCCATTCTTAAGGAAGAAGATGCCTATGTAGCAGAGATTCTCGATACTCTTAAGGATGCAAAGTTACTAGTGGTAGAAGGAACAATCTATCCATTATTAACCCGATTAAAAAATGCAGGTTTACTTAATTATAGATGGGAAGAAAGTACCAGTGGTCCACCACGTAAATATTATGGACTGACTGAAACTGGAAAGATTTTCCTTAAAGAATTATCCAGTACCTGGGATGATCTTAAAAACGCCGTTAACCTGGTAACCACCACAAAAACAAAGAAATCATGA
- a CDS encoding AMP-binding protein has translation MIPKIHPTFKLNGRHLDHQGVMIVAYSYVKEGTEWEKEVGDFLLNWLDDFDVMTVYTSGSTGSPRQYKLNKQHMINSALMTGKHFDLGPETEALCCLPLSYIAGKMMMVRALILGWDIDLVKPNSRPLKKAEKRYDFTAMTPMQVTKSLKNIHKTKMVLIGGAAIRSQLIEDLQHKHTKAFHSYGMTETASHVAIKQLYPKFENEYTAVGDISFSKDKRDCLVINAPSLGTNNLVTNDIVELIDEYRFKILGRIDDVINTGGIKIHPDQVEQKLAAQIAQRFFITGMNDEDLGEKVILIVEGKESDTQQAFKVLDKYEIPKEVYFINSFEETHTKKVDKRSTLERLFRK, from the coding sequence ATGATTCCTAAAATACATCCTACTTTTAAGCTTAATGGTCGTCATCTTGATCATCAAGGAGTTATGATTGTCGCTTATTCTTATGTAAAAGAAGGCACAGAATGGGAGAAAGAAGTAGGCGATTTTTTACTAAACTGGCTAGATGATTTTGATGTGATGACTGTTTATACAAGTGGTTCTACAGGTTCACCTAGACAATATAAGTTGAACAAACAGCACATGATTAATAGTGCTTTAATGACTGGTAAACATTTTGATTTAGGTCCAGAAACTGAGGCCTTATGTTGTTTGCCGTTAAGTTATATCGCAGGTAAAATGATGATGGTTCGCGCATTAATTCTGGGCTGGGATATAGATTTAGTGAAACCCAATTCAAGGCCACTGAAAAAGGCAGAGAAACGTTATGATTTTACTGCGATGACACCTATGCAGGTTACAAAATCTTTGAAAAATATCCATAAGACTAAAATGGTTTTAATAGGTGGAGCAGCAATAAGATCTCAACTTATTGAAGACTTACAGCACAAACATACTAAAGCATTTCACTCTTATGGAATGACAGAAACAGCTTCACATGTAGCTATTAAACAGTTGTATCCAAAGTTTGAGAATGAATATACCGCAGTTGGTGATATTAGTTTTTCAAAAGATAAAAGGGATTGTCTAGTCATTAATGCACCATCGTTAGGAACTAATAATTTAGTTACTAATGATATTGTTGAATTGATTGATGAGTATAGATTTAAAATACTAGGCCGTATTGATGATGTCATCAATACTGGTGGAATTAAAATTCATCCAGACCAAGTAGAGCAGAAGCTTGCCGCACAAATCGCACAACGCTTTTTTATTACAGGAATGAATGATGAAGACCTAGGTGAAAAAGTCATATTGATAGTAGAAGGTAAGGAGTCTGATACACAACAAGCCTTTAAAGTCTTAGATAAATATGAAATACCTAAAGAGGTCTATTTTATCAACTCTTTTGAAGAAACGCATACTAAAAAAGTAGATAAGCGATCGACGTTAGAGCGTTTGTTTAGGAAGTAA
- a CDS encoding PspC domain-containing protein has product MNKTININLAGLFFHIDEDAYNKLQKYLAAVRRSFSGMQGSEEIMADIESRVAELFLEKRANEQQVISITHVEDVISIMGQPEDYEVDEEIFEGERRSTAQEMKSRFSRPLFRDTLNGYIGGVCAGLGHFLGIDAIWVRIFFVVVSFVSFPFNVLAYIIFWIVAKDAVTTNQRLAMMGKEVNISNIGENFKSGFDDVVDGQTDADYRIVGQKGKRGTVRFFSFLGRFIKGIFKAIAKIIGLFMFLLGATGLIALFFSLIGIGTAQLQSDDFMLLMNMSIPSNLSTWWIYLTAFFLIGIPFFIIAVLGLRLLVSNLASIGRTAKVIIGLLWVASVIGLCVIIATIGTSQAFDGNVNSLEKFPVNKEKVFQLNMEDSTLEGYDNIYVNGSHFSIGEFDGAKEIRLMGIKTAIAATTDSVASINVRFKAKGSSIQEAKEKASQIEYNYVITDSIITLDDFFKINSGSLNNHKIEIIVNLPEGTKARMNDEFANHYRDYISNDAFSLGSNDSYTYQVKDGKAVCLDCPVVEERKDDVEKDEINSSSNSTDDNEWKYEEDEDEENERAETTTIKTSIDLGPIEIETEESF; this is encoded by the coding sequence ATGAACAAGACCATAAATATAAACCTCGCAGGGCTGTTCTTCCACATCGATGAAGATGCCTATAATAAATTACAAAAATACCTTGCCGCTGTACGTCGCTCTTTTAGTGGTATGCAAGGATCTGAAGAGATCATGGCAGATATTGAATCTCGTGTTGCAGAACTTTTTCTAGAAAAAAGAGCTAATGAACAACAAGTCATTTCCATCACTCATGTCGAAGATGTAATTTCCATAATGGGACAGCCAGAAGATTATGAGGTAGATGAAGAAATCTTTGAAGGTGAGAGAAGATCAACTGCTCAAGAGATGAAATCACGTTTCAGCAGACCATTGTTTAGAGATACCTTAAACGGTTATATAGGTGGTGTTTGTGCTGGTCTAGGTCATTTTCTGGGTATAGACGCTATATGGGTACGCATCTTTTTTGTGGTAGTATCCTTTGTATCATTCCCATTTAATGTACTGGCTTACATCATCTTCTGGATCGTTGCTAAAGATGCTGTTACAACAAACCAACGTCTAGCGATGATGGGTAAAGAAGTAAATATCTCAAACATAGGTGAAAACTTTAAGTCGGGTTTTGATGATGTAGTCGATGGGCAGACCGACGCCGACTACCGAATTGTAGGTCAAAAAGGAAAGCGTGGAACCGTACGTTTCTTTAGTTTTTTAGGACGATTTATTAAAGGTATTTTTAAAGCTATAGCTAAAATCATAGGACTGTTTATGTTCCTACTAGGTGCTACAGGTTTAATTGCATTATTCTTTAGTTTGATAGGTATAGGTACAGCACAATTACAAAGTGATGATTTTATGTTACTTATGAATATGAGCATACCTTCTAACCTGTCTACATGGTGGATTTATTTAACTGCCTTTTTCTTAATAGGAATTCCATTCTTTATTATTGCTGTTTTAGGATTGCGATTGTTAGTATCTAATCTAGCTTCCATAGGTCGAACGGCCAAGGTAATTATAGGATTACTTTGGGTAGCATCTGTAATTGGATTGTGTGTGATTATCGCTACCATAGGAACATCTCAAGCTTTTGATGGGAACGTAAACAGCTTAGAAAAATTCCCTGTAAATAAAGAGAAAGTATTCCAACTTAACATGGAAGATAGCACTCTAGAAGGCTACGATAATATCTATGTGAATGGTTCTCATTTTAGTATAGGAGAATTTGATGGTGCTAAAGAAATACGTTTAATGGGTATTAAAACGGCGATTGCTGCTACTACTGATAGCGTTGCATCTATAAACGTTAGATTTAAGGCTAAAGGTTCATCTATTCAAGAGGCTAAAGAAAAAGCTTCACAAATAGAATATAATTATGTGATTACAGATTCTATCATTACACTAGATGATTTCTTTAAAATTAACAGTGGTAGTCTTAATAACCACAAGATTGAAATCATTGTAAATCTTCCCGAAGGAACTAAAGCTAGAATGAATGATGAGTTTGCAAACCATTATAGAGATTACATTAGTAATGATGCTTTCTCTCTAGGTAGTAATGACTCTTACACTTATCAAGTAAAAGATGGCAAAGCAGTATGCCTAGACTGTCCTGTTGTAGAAGAAAGAAAAGATGACGTTGAAAAAGATGAAATCAATTCTTCATCTAACTCAACAGATGATAATGAGTGGAAATATGAAGAGGACGAAGACGAGGAAAATGAAAGAGCTGAAACCACTACTATTAAAACATCGATAGACTTAGGACCTATAGAAATAGAAACAGAAGAAAGTTTCTAA
- a CDS encoding GIN domain-containing protein, with the protein MKKLLLAIMILTAAVSQAQEKVKGNREPSTVITDVDPFTIIEIGGDYEVAIVEGVVPQVEITTDSNLHQFLEVAVVDGNLSISSTANIRSKKEMTIRLIYPAGLTKIVAKEKAEISAITELKMDKLEIEVRDDAKLFLTANISNLTLNLKGDSRSELNLRGNDAKINFDDKANVKALLKFQDLNLTMKGRTVAKLEGDVKSGTLLLENKASFQGDNLVFNNLNMKASQNTNCEVNVKDELTLAASDSSKVELFNSPKVILEKFTGKTQLIKK; encoded by the coding sequence ATGAAAAAATTATTACTAGCAATCATGATTCTTACAGCCGCTGTTTCTCAAGCACAAGAAAAGGTAAAAGGAAATCGCGAACCTAGCACTGTTATTACAGATGTTGATCCATTTACTATTATTGAAATAGGTGGTGATTATGAAGTAGCAATCGTAGAAGGTGTGGTACCTCAAGTAGAAATTACCACAGATTCAAATTTACATCAGTTTTTAGAAGTTGCTGTAGTTGATGGTAATTTAAGTATTAGCTCTACCGCAAACATACGTTCTAAAAAAGAGATGACGATACGCTTAATTTATCCTGCTGGACTAACTAAAATCGTTGCTAAAGAAAAGGCAGAGATAAGCGCTATCACTGAACTAAAAATGGACAAGTTAGAAATTGAAGTACGTGATGATGCAAAATTATTTCTAACCGCAAACATTAGTAATTTAACTCTCAATCTAAAAGGAGACTCTAGATCTGAGTTGAATTTAAGAGGTAACGATGCTAAAATTAATTTTGACGATAAGGCTAATGTAAAGGCATTGCTAAAATTCCAAGATTTAAACCTAACGATGAAAGGTCGCACTGTAGCAAAATTAGAAGGTGATGTAAAATCAGGAACCTTATTATTAGAAAACAAGGCGAGCTTTCAAGGCGACAACCTAGTATTTAACAACTTAAATATGAAAGCCTCTCAAAATACCAATTGTGAGGTAAATGTAAAAGATGAATTAACTCTAGCTGCCAGCGATAGTTCTAAAGTAGAACTATTCAATTCACCTAAAGTCATTTTAGAAAAATTTACAGGAAAAACGCAATTGATAAAAAAATAA
- a CDS encoding DUF4870 domain-containing protein, whose translation MENTLQNNHRNLATCLHLLSFGKWLFPLGNFILPILLWMMNSKKSDFVDHHGKQVINFQLSMTLYSIALAVIAAIILVVAFASGGIEFLEGLDRMDGDEWMHGEHMGIFATMIGVGILFGGALLLIAIVDLVYTIKGAMQANDGVLFKYPLTIPFLSTKTESNNTTT comes from the coding sequence ATGGAGAATACTTTACAAAATAACCATCGAAACTTAGCGACTTGTTTACACTTGTTGAGCTTTGGCAAATGGTTGTTTCCTTTAGGGAATTTCATTTTACCCATTTTATTATGGATGATGAATTCAAAAAAATCTGACTTTGTAGATCATCACGGGAAACAGGTCATCAACTTTCAATTAAGCATGACGCTTTATTCAATAGCTCTAGCTGTTATTGCAGCTATCATACTAGTAGTTGCGTTTGCATCTGGCGGAATTGAATTTTTAGAAGGTCTAGATAGAATGGATGGCGATGAATGGATGCATGGTGAACATATGGGGATTTTTGCTACTATGATAGGTGTAGGAATCCTTTTTGGTGGCGCACTTTTACTCATCGCTATTGTAGACTTAGTCTATACTATTAAAGGAGCGATGCAAGCAAATGATGGGGTGCTTTTTAAATACCCTTTAACGATTCCGTTTTTAAGCACAAAAACAGAATCTAATAACACAACAACATGA
- a CDS encoding CPBP family intramembrane glutamic endopeptidase: MYIEQGYKGNLGVWNFFLIPVGFMLFMVFNYFSTLMLVEEQGQSVEEIMAQMIEMMGKMPFLIVNLLVFVVGLASIFVWVKYIHQQSITSLTTSRRKIDWKRIGFMFIFWASISAATMLLSVYSSPENFEYNLNWSKFIPLVVVSFLLFPFQTSFEEYLFRGQLLQGLGILTKTRWVPFFLTSVLFGVMHAANPEVEKLGMEIMVYYIGTGLLLGAMTLLDEGLELALGFHAANNITAALMVTSTWTAIQTDSVFLDVSQPSFGLVDMLPIVVGYPIILLILAKIYKWSNWKEKLFGKVLSKEEFDNLNAS, translated from the coding sequence ATGTATATAGAACAAGGATATAAGGGTAATTTAGGAGTATGGAATTTCTTTTTGATTCCAGTAGGTTTCATGCTATTTATGGTTTTTAATTACTTCTCGACTTTAATGCTGGTAGAAGAGCAAGGGCAATCTGTAGAAGAAATCATGGCACAAATGATAGAGATGATGGGGAAGATGCCTTTTCTTATCGTGAATTTACTAGTATTTGTGGTTGGTCTCGCCTCCATATTTGTCTGGGTAAAATATATACATCAACAATCAATCACTTCATTAACAACTAGCAGAAGAAAAATAGACTGGAAACGTATTGGCTTTATGTTCATTTTTTGGGCAAGTATCTCTGCCGCAACAATGTTATTGAGTGTTTATAGTTCGCCAGAGAATTTTGAGTACAATTTAAATTGGTCAAAGTTTATACCATTAGTTGTGGTGTCGTTTTTACTATTTCCATTTCAAACTAGTTTTGAAGAGTATTTATTCCGTGGTCAGTTATTACAGGGATTAGGTATTCTTACAAAAACAAGATGGGTGCCGTTTTTTCTTACCTCTGTACTATTTGGTGTTATGCATGCTGCAAATCCAGAGGTAGAAAAATTAGGGATGGAAATAATGGTCTATTATATAGGGACTGGATTACTATTAGGAGCGATGACCTTATTAGATGAAGGTCTTGAGCTTGCCTTAGGTTTTCATGCGGCAAATAATATTACCGCGGCGCTTATGGTAACGTCTACCTGGACAGCCATACAGACAGACTCTGTTTTTTTAGATGTTTCACAACCTAGTTTTGGTCTTGTAGATATGTTACCTATAGTTGTAGGTTATCCAATAATTTTGTTGATTTTAGCTAAGATTTATAAATGGTCTAATTGGAAAGAAAAGCTTTTTGGTAAAGTGCTTTCTAAAGAAGAATTTGATAACTTAAACGCATCATAA
- a CDS encoding DUF4442 domain-containing protein, with product MITPKKINAFTFLKLPSAWWAGVRCKTISEESCTVKVRHKWFNQNPFKSMYFATQAMAAELSTGALVMSFIQKSDARVSMLVARNEAVFTKKATGIITFTCHDGKAIQQAIEKTVATGEGQTVWMESRGVNQDGVEVSQFRFEWTVKKKA from the coding sequence ATGATCACTCCAAAGAAAATAAATGCATTTACCTTCTTAAAACTACCTAGTGCATGGTGGGCAGGTGTCAGATGTAAGACTATAAGTGAGGAATCTTGTACGGTAAAAGTGCGCCATAAATGGTTCAACCAGAATCCATTTAAGAGTATGTATTTTGCCACACAAGCGATGGCTGCCGAGCTTTCTACAGGAGCGTTAGTGATGTCATTTATACAAAAAAGCGATGCTAGAGTTTCAATGCTAGTGGCTCGTAATGAGGCTGTTTTTACTAAAAAAGCAACCGGTATTATCACCTTCACTTGTCATGATGGTAAAGCTATTCAACAAGCGATAGAGAAAACGGTAGCCACTGGTGAAGGACAAACCGTATGGATGGAATCACGTGGTGTGAATCAAGATGGAGTAGAGGTAAGCCAGTTCAGATTTGAATGGACTGTTAAAAAGAAGGCATAA
- a CDS encoding o-succinylbenzoate synthase → MQAQFKKYTLEFKRPAGTSRGVLDVKETYFLYLSNGDKKGIGECNLFKGLSIDDRPDYEDKLQWLCDNIHLKPAVLFTALKQWPSILFGYEMALKSLQSSDVFTLFPSLFTEGMDAININGLVWMGDQDFMMQQLEEKLASGFNCIKFKIGAIDFNKELELLEAVRSRFRESEITIRVDANGAFTPQNAMEKLEALAKFKVHSIEQPIKQGQWHEMASLCEQSPVDIALDEELIGIYELEEKQRCLETIKPQYIILKPALVGGFQSCREWINIAGNNNIGWWMTSALESNVGLNAIAQFTYTLGNMMPQGLGTGGLYTNNIEAPLEIKKGTLKCNDISIWDTKSLNL, encoded by the coding sequence ATGCAAGCTCAATTTAAAAAGTATACTTTAGAATTTAAGCGTCCAGCTGGTACCTCGAGAGGTGTTCTAGACGTTAAAGAAACCTATTTTTTATACCTCTCTAATGGTGATAAAAAGGGTATAGGAGAATGTAATTTATTTAAAGGTCTATCCATTGATGATAGACCAGACTATGAAGATAAGTTGCAATGGTTATGCGATAATATTCATTTAAAACCAGCAGTTTTATTTACAGCGTTAAAACAATGGCCGTCTATTCTTTTTGGTTATGAAATGGCGCTTAAGTCTCTACAATCGTCAGATGTATTTACCCTTTTCCCGTCGCTATTTACTGAAGGTATGGATGCGATCAATATCAATGGATTAGTATGGATGGGTGATCAAGATTTTATGATGCAACAGCTTGAAGAAAAGTTGGCTAGCGGTTTTAACTGTATTAAATTCAAGATAGGTGCAATTGATTTTAATAAGGAATTAGAATTGCTAGAAGCTGTACGGTCTCGCTTTCGCGAAAGCGAGATAACAATAAGAGTTGATGCAAATGGCGCTTTTACACCACAAAATGCGATGGAAAAATTAGAGGCGCTTGCTAAATTTAAAGTGCATAGTATAGAACAGCCTATAAAGCAAGGACAATGGCATGAGATGGCATCTCTTTGTGAGCAATCACCTGTGGATATAGCGCTAGATGAGGAGCTTATAGGGATATATGAGTTAGAAGAAAAACAACGTTGTCTAGAAACGATTAAACCACAGTATATCATTTTAAAACCAGCATTGGTAGGTGGTTTTCAAAGCTGTAGAGAATGGATTAATATTGCTGGAAATAATAATATCGGCTGGTGGATGACTAGTGCGCTGGAATCTAATGTAGGTCTTAACGCAATTGCGCAATTTACCTACACGCTGGGCAATATGATGCCGCAAGGATTAGGGACTGGAGGATTGTATACTAATAATATTGAAGCTCCATTAGAAATTAAGAAAGGTACCTTAAAATGTAACGATATCTCAATTTGGGATACTAAGAGTTTAAATTTATAA
- a CDS encoding T9SS type A sorting domain-containing protein, translated as MIKKLLFILIGCIANSVFAQCPTSLIVLETQADVDAFQSTYPNCTQILNGLQIGPATGSSDINNLNNLQGLVQLDGGLNILNNPLLNDLTAFSTLTQLEDIYLFNNPGITSFNGFQGITSVNDIKLEQSFVTDFSGLSNIDDVHKLWIVDDTVLNDLSGLNQLVILNFLELDNTRLTSINSFDLVDQVEWMIIKDNDFLTSIDGFGTMTMVDNLSILRNSQLSTISQSFQSLRHIQNNLIIKGNTNLSDISGFSSIQTVDTIQLDQMIGSQDLSFFNTIIQLRILRVTRVDSITSLNGLQNALTLTYISIENNPLLSDINAIGGSDANFLTGMRIIGNPLLAICDIPVVCNYLSGSASTATINGNATGCASEQEIANECELNVISGTIYYDTNGSGDYSPATDAVVPYYKVFSTHSTGTSTTFSKAYGDYSNYVGTGNINTDVEDLAMFAFTPANGFNNNFTGYGNVASGDFEAQTTNTVQDVSIDLIATIATRPGFTAGYKLIAINKGSVPVSGTIELPYNSNLFTYQTSVPAASTVSTGMLNWSYNLGPFERLRIDVEFLVAQPPVLIGGETETWTATINPIPGDANPQDNVFYYNNNIVNSYDPNDKTVFEGAEILPTELDKYLHYRIRFQNTGTASAINVTVKDTLSDNLDWDTFEPIDMSHDVGEIHIKNKRFIDFDFPNINLQDSTTNEPLSHGYIYYRIKPKQNLVIGDFIDNTAYIYFDFNEAIITNTATTTIVQTLSNSDDKLLKISLYPNPVADIVQLQTSEKIDFAVIMNLQGQSLIETTDKDINVSNLDTGVYFIRVTSDNKSQVLKFIKK; from the coding sequence ATGATCAAAAAACTACTCTTCATTTTAATAGGATGTATTGCCAACAGTGTATTTGCCCAATGCCCTACTAGTTTAATTGTTTTAGAAACACAGGCAGATGTAGATGCTTTTCAATCCACATACCCTAACTGCACTCAAATATTAAATGGCTTGCAAATAGGTCCTGCGACTGGAAGTTCAGATATTAATAATCTTAATAATTTACAAGGATTAGTGCAACTAGATGGTGGATTAAACATCTTAAACAATCCGTTACTAAATGATCTTACTGCTTTTTCAACACTTACACAACTAGAAGATATTTACTTATTTAATAATCCAGGCATCACAAGCTTTAACGGCTTTCAAGGAATAACGAGTGTTAATGATATTAAACTAGAACAATCTTTTGTAACAGATTTTAGTGGTTTATCAAATATTGATGACGTTCATAAACTATGGATTGTTGATGATACGGTTCTCAACGATCTATCTGGATTAAATCAATTAGTTATTCTTAATTTTCTTGAATTAGATAACACTCGTTTAACTAGTATCAACTCCTTTGACCTAGTGGATCAAGTAGAATGGATGATTATTAAAGATAATGACTTCCTGACTTCTATAGACGGTTTTGGCACAATGACAATGGTTGATAATCTATCCATATTACGTAATTCGCAACTATCAACGATATCACAATCTTTTCAATCATTAAGGCATATTCAAAATAACTTGATTATTAAAGGTAACACCAATCTAAGTGATATAAGTGGCTTTAGTTCTATTCAGACTGTTGATACCATTCAATTAGACCAAATGATAGGATCTCAAGATTTATCATTTTTCAACACCATCATACAATTAAGAATATTGCGTGTGACTCGAGTAGACTCTATCACTAGTCTAAATGGATTACAAAACGCTCTCACCTTGACCTACATCAGTATTGAAAACAATCCATTATTATCTGATATTAACGCTATAGGTGGTAGTGATGCTAATTTTTTAACAGGCATGCGTATTATAGGAAATCCGTTGCTAGCCATTTGTGATATTCCAGTTGTCTGTAATTATTTGAGTGGATCTGCTTCTACTGCAACTATTAATGGAAATGCTACTGGATGTGCTTCAGAACAAGAAATAGCAAATGAATGCGAACTTAATGTAATAAGTGGTACTATCTACTATGACACTAATGGTAGTGGTGATTATTCACCAGCTACAGATGCAGTAGTTCCATATTATAAAGTATTTAGCACACACAGTACAGGAACTAGCACTACCTTTTCTAAAGCCTATGGCGATTATTCAAACTATGTAGGTACTGGTAATATCAATACAGATGTAGAAGACTTAGCCATGTTTGCATTTACACCTGCAAATGGTTTTAATAACAACTTTACAGGTTACGGCAATGTAGCTAGTGGCGATTTTGAAGCACAAACTACCAATACCGTTCAAGATGTCTCTATAGATCTTATAGCAACTATTGCTACCAGACCTGGATTTACAGCTGGTTACAAGCTAATTGCGATTAATAAAGGATCTGTACCTGTGTCTGGAACTATTGAATTACCATATAACAGTAATCTTTTCACTTATCAAACTAGTGTACCAGCAGCTAGTACAGTATCTACCGGTATGTTGAACTGGTCGTATAATTTAGGCCCATTTGAAAGATTACGTATAGATGTAGAATTTCTAGTAGCTCAACCACCTGTTTTAATAGGTGGAGAAACAGAAACATGGACAGCGACAATTAACCCAATACCTGGTGACGCAAATCCACAAGACAATGTTTTCTATTATAATAACAATATTGTTAACTCTTATGACCCTAACGATAAAACCGTTTTTGAAGGCGCAGAAATACTACCTACAGAGTTAGATAAATATCTACATTATAGAATTCGTTTTCAAAACACAGGTACTGCTAGTGCGATAAATGTTACCGTTAAAGATACCTTATCTGATAACCTAGACTGGGATACCTTTGAACCTATAGACATGAGTCATGATGTAGGAGAGATTCATATTAAGAACAAGAGATTCATCGACTTTGATTTTCCTAATATCAACTTACAAGATAGTACTACTAATGAGCCATTAAGTCACGGATATATTTATTACCGCATTAAGCCTAAACAAAATTTAGTCATTGGTGATTTTATAGATAACACTGCTTATATATATTTTGATTTTAATGAAGCTATTATAACCAATACAGCTACAACGACCATTGTACAAACACTTTCGAATAGCGATGATAAACTATTGAAAATTAGTCTATATCCTAATCCGGTAGCAGACATAGTTCAATTACAAACGTCAGAAAAAATTGATTTTGCTGTCATTATGAATCTTCAGGGACAGTCATTAATTGAAACTACTGATAAAGATATTAATGTAAGTAACTTAGATACTGGAGTATATTTTATTAGAGTTACTTCTGATAATAAATCTCAAGTTTTAAAATTCATTAAAAAGTAA